GGGGGTGCCCTGGGAAGCGGTCCAGcccaacaggcacaagagcccacCGGCACAGTGCGCATGAGGACACAGGGCTGGGACAGACAAACCTCAGTGGCCACCTGCCTCCAGGCACCTAGCAGGTCCGAGGGGTGCCCACAGCAGGCTGGGGCGTGGGTCCCTGCCAGGTGCAGCACCGGGCGCTGGCATCCAGTGGTGCCCAGGGCTGAGTGTGCCCAGCTCCCATACCTTTCATCATCGCTCGCCTGGATGAGTCAACACCGCACGCTTAATGATTGACAAGGGAAAAATCTTCCTGCGGGGTCAAGTCTGCGAGCTTCCAAAAAAGCAGAAGACATTCCCCTCCCCACAGCCTCCTGGCTGGAGATGGCCAGGATGCAGCCAACTGGGGACaaggggcaggagaggagcctGGGGCTCTGCAGCTTCTCACTCTGCCAGGATAGGGGAGAAACTTTGGGGCTGGTGGGTAGGGGAGGGACGGGGGCTGGCAACACCCTGCCCCCACAGCAAACACCCACAAGACAGAAGGAATGCTGAAACATCCCCATGGAGCTCAGACCAGCAATAACAGATGCAGCTGGAGGCAAAAGCAAGAGATGAGACCCTAGCAAGAGCCATGAGCTGCAGAGGCAGTACCCAGCTGGCAGGTGGCAGTGCCACCAAGCATTGGGGACAAGGATTACAACTGCCACCCATGCCTCGCTGCTCAAAGAAGGGGAACTTTGCCCCAGCTTTGCAAACACAGGGCATCGTGCCCAGGAACAGGCAGGTTTGCCTGCAGACACCTTCCCAAAATAACCCTGGCAGCTGAATGCTTTGGCCATGGTGACAGACAGCCCAGGGTCCCCATGGTCCCCCAGGAGCTGCCCCATATAGAGGGATGTGGCGTATCTCTTGTCCCCAGCCCCActgaggcagctgcctgcagccacatCTGGTCCCCCCTGCACCAGGGCAGGTCTACACTCCAGGGGAGCCTCTTTTCCCAGCTCCTGCTTCAACCAGCTGGGATTTACGCCCTGCACACTGCAGGGAGCAGCACCCATCCCCTCCAGTGCAGGCACAAGGGTGGCTGCACAGTGACACAGTCTATGCTAGCCTGTCTGAGGGGGCACCCATTGCACCCCAGGGACAGAGCAAGAACAGGCCCAGATGGTCTTTAGCAAAATCcatcaatttatttatttacacagcAGCAATAAATAGAGGAAAGACAGGTGGCAGGGGTGCCAGGAGTGGGACCAACCCCTCCAGGAACAGGGACAGGCCGAAAGCCCAGCAGAGCCCAAGCCCTATGGGACAGCAAAGGTGCAAGAAGGCAGAGGGACACCGCAACAGGGGTCCAACCCCTGGGATAGGATGAGACCCAAGCCCTGCTTGAGGGCAAGCCAAGGAGGTGAAGGACAGGGGTGGCAGaggaagcagcaggcagagcccagcgcaggcagctgcctggcccCCACtactgggagcagagctggcagctcaggTCCCTCCAGTTTTCACAGCCCCCCAGAGCAGaactgcaggggaggagaggggctttTCCCCCCGCAGCCCAATTCCCAGCCGGGTGAGATGCCACTACAGCTGGGACTAGACAGGATGGGGTGCATGTGAGCTGGGAAGGAATCCCACAGGCAGGGTTGCACCAGATACTGATGGCACCAGCTTGGTGCCAAGCATGGGGACACCTGGACCACTTGCCCTTCCTGCCCTGGCTCCATCAGGAGACCCCCAGCCACCTATTAAGAGCTTCGTGCTCCAGTCCAGGGACCTAGCTCTTTTCTGGGAGCATCAGGCgaagcccccctgccccccaaaaacaGGCAGCGGCCATGGGGCTGCAGGAAGGACAGATGCCACAGGGCAACTGCCCCAGCACAGGCTCCTGCCTTTAAAAACCTACAATTTACATAAAACTGCCATTGTAAAACCTTCCCACAGAGCAGCGCCATGCGAGGAGGGGGGATGAACCCACCCCAGGCAGAGCAAGACAAACCCTAAAGTCCAGATccagcagggacaggcagagcctgggggtgATGTGCCAGGGCAGCAGGCATTACCGGCAGGTACAGGACTCAGCGATCATGTTCTCATACTCCTTGTAGAGGATGCCGCCGTCACGCTCGATCATGAGGACACTGATGGGGCTGTAGCGGTAGGGGACACAGGAGGGCCGGGGCACATTGGCATCCACCAGCTGATGAACGAAGCTCTGCACCACGGCGTGGTTGGGCGCATGGTAGTCATAGCGGAGCAGGCGGGGACAGGCGCCCTTGCAGTAACGCGGGTTGTAGCGGTGGGGAGCAATGATCCAGTGGTCCCAGCCCAGCTGGGCAAAGCTGACAGGGAAGGGGCGCAGGGAACAGTcgctcttctcccctccctgctcccgcaGGTAGCTGGGCAGGTCATGGGCCAGCGTCCCTGTGTCACGCCGGTGCCGGTGGGGCTCTGCCGCTGGAGGTGCCAGGCCAGCCTGGGTGTCGTTGaggtagaggaggaggaaggggtggcTGGGGGCCACTGGGGCATCACGGCCCCCTGCCCGACCGGCACGCACACAGACATGCTGCAGCACCAGGCTCGCCGCACTGCCATTCCCTGGCACCAGGTAAGGGGTGACATCCACTTCGGCCCAGCCGTGGTGGGGAcgggcagcagggctgagcagagccccAGGTGCCTCACTGGTGGCCAGCAGCTCCAGGGCACAGAGGAGGCGACCATGGGCCAGTGGCAGGCTGGGCATGTAGACCACGGTGGCTCGGAGGAGGTGCTCGGCATCAGGCTGGCCCTCCAGGCGGTAGGTGAGGGGCTGCACGTACCAGCGacctgcagggaagcagcagtcAGTGCCCCCCTAGTATGGCACAGCAGGCACCATGCCAGCACAGCCTTCTCCCAcggtgctgctgcagcccccgcACAGCGCAGCAGAGCCTGTAGCATCACCACCCCCAAAGCCCACGACAGCCAGGTGCCCCAGCGCAAGGCAGGAGCCTCGGCAAGCAGCAGCCACGTGCTGCAGCTCACCGGCAGGGTAAAgggcaaagagcagctgggacaatTCCCATCCTCTGCACCAACACCACTGGCCTGGCACAGCATCAGTCAGGATGAGAAGGGGAGAGGGGCATGGGGGGCTAGCGATGCCCTTGCCCATCTCacccctgcagcagggagagccCGAGCCCCCTGCCAAGGGGGATCCCATGGCCAAGGGCAGCCCTGCAGGGCACAGGACATGCCAGCCCTGGCTGTGACACTGgaaagagggggaaggaggaaggcagggctCAAGCCCACCCCACTGGCTCTGCTAAGTCCCCGTACTGCCCTTGGTGCCCACCTGCTCCTTACCTGCCCAGGGCTGACCCCCATGGGAACTGGCCTGGACCAGGCGGACTGTGTTGGTGCCCAGGCTGCGGCCACGGCGGGGTCGCCCTTCACGGTCAGCAGCATGCCGGTACAGGTTCAGCATGTAGCGCAGGGGCTGCCCGCTTGCTGGCCCCGCTcgccagccccagctgcctggtGCCTGCATTTGCAGGGCCTGcagaaggggcaggggggggacggcgggcagggagccgggggGCAGCAGAGACCGGTTTGCAGCCCGGGAAAGGGgcacagcgaggaggaggaggaggctggtgaAGGGATGGAGCAAAGCCATgatagatggggggggggggggggcggtgagcagggcaaggcagggctggcagcaggattAGGGGGAGCCTGCAGTCATGCTTCTTCCCCCTGGAAAGACAGGGCTGGTCTCAGGCACCAGCAAAAGGAgaccccagggtgctgccagctGCTATCAAGCCAGGACAACCATGCCAGCTGCTTCAGCTTAGCACAGGAACAGAAaagtgaggggtggggggggctctATGCAAAAAGAGGTGCAAATTCCAGACTACAACCCAGACCAGGGGCAAAGCCAGCCAGCCAGGAGCCTGGCTACAGGGGCAGTAAAGGTGCCAGGACAGGGGAGTGGGGAAGGGGAGTGAAGTGGGGTGGGTGCAGAGGACCAGCTCGCTCAGCCCACCTGCTCCTGGCCAGCCTCCTCCTGCAGGGTAAGAGGTCCTGGCCCCCGGGGCCCATTTTAAAGGCATGGCCCCAATCAGGGTTTAAAGGGCCAGGAACTCCCTGGGTCCCAGGGGAGGGGGGCTAGAGCCCGGCGGCATGCTCTGCTGCTGTGAGAGCCCCTCCAGCTCCCGCCCACCCCATGCCAACTCTCTGGCAGTGGGCTCGGCATCTTCGTGCCCATTGCTTCAAGCCGGTATGCGCTGCCCAGAGCAAGCTCGGAGCCTGGGGGACTGCCCCCAGACTGGCCCCATGGCACAGCCAGGCTGCCCAGTGCCTCACTTTCCCTGGCTGAGAGATGGGCATCAAGCCCAGGGACCGCGGCACTGGGGCACACAGCTGGGCAGAGCAACCCAGAACCCAGCGGCACTGAGTGTGGCCGGGTCAGCTGGTGGTACCCACACTGCGGGCATCACCATGCCTGCAACTTCACTGGGCTTGGCAGTCCCAGCTCAGAGGTCTTTCTGCCAGCACCTGCCCAAGGCTGAGGAGTTGCAACGGTGATGCCCACCCTCTTGCTGGCACGGGTCATTTGAGGCATTGCCCTCCCAGGGGACATTGCCCCCCAGCGCCAGTGCTGCTCAGTGGCTCCGTGGTGCTTGCCCGAGGCAGACTCCGGGGGTGCACCAcagagcagggtgcaggcagccgcAGCCCATCTCCCCGGCAGAGCAACTGGCGCGGTGCCCAGCCTGATAGGTCACTGCTGCTCTactgctgggctggagggggtGCACACTCTGGTTGGGAACCACTGGTGCAGGCACAGGGACACGGGGGGAGCTGAGGGTTTGTTGGTGCCTGCCTTGCCCTGGGTGCTGCCCACCCTTCCCAGTGCCAGCAGGGCACAGCAGTAAGGGCTGGGAGGGCCATATGGGGGGGTGCCAGGGTGGCAGGGGGGAATGCGGTGCTTAATAGGGTGTGGGGCCACGTGACGAGCCAGGGTGCAGAGCCCTCACGCCTGGCCAGGCAGCCCTGGTTACTCATTTGGGAAAGGGCACAGGGGCAGCCGAGCCTGGTGGAAGCTGGGAAAAGTCCAGGCATGGCAGGAACCAGCCATGAGCTGGGGGCACGGTGAGGGGGGCGGCAAGGCCACGGGGGAGAGCAGGAGAGTTGGGCCAGGGGTGGACATGTCGAGGCTGTGCAAAGGAGGCTGTGCATTGCTGCTGGGTAGGCTCCAGCTCCACAAACAGCCCAGGGACTGCCCCATCCCCATGCCCTGGGACCCCCGGTGCAGGGACAGGGCACATGTactgggctgcctgcagctgggctgggcaagGCGCAGGTAGAGTTCAAGGCAGGCGCTCGTGGACTGGCGGCTGCCAAGAAAAACTCACGGGACCCTGTGCAGGGGCTGAGCAACCCCGGGTGTAGCTCGCCAGCCTGGTACAGCAAGCCCACCCTCCCGGGCCGTGGCGCTGCACCGCccagcctgcaggcagccaggggGCCGCAGGCgttgctggcagggcagagcttTCCGGGCCGGCTGTGCTGTCTGGGAAGGAGATGAGTAAGAGCCGGGGCCCCGGGCGGGAAGGGGAGGAGCGGGACTCCCGGGCTCCCCGGGGAACCAGTGCTGATCcactcccaccacccccagctgccgcctgctgcctccttcccctgcctcagtttccccaaaggGGCACAGCAGCCCCTCCTGGACCCAGTGGGGGAAAGGTGGAGGTGAAGCACAGCCATACTGCCATGTGTGCGCCACAGTGCCCAGCAGGACAGGGTGGGGGCCAGAACGGGCAGGCCAGACAGGAGCCAGCAGCGTGTGCTCGCCCGCAGGCAGCGGGGCTCAGGCCGCCAGCGTGATTGCTGGGGTGGGGTGCTGCAAGGAGCCTcctgccctggggagctgtggcAGGTGCTGCATCACCCCACTGCCACCTGAGCAGGCACCCCCTCGCACTCATGTGAGCACTGGCAAACTACCGGCCACACCGCACTGCCATGCTGGGCTGAGCTGTCCTAAGCTGAGCTGTGCCTGGCTGAGCTGTGCTGAGCTGGCCCTAATGGTGCTGGTCCCTGGCGGCACCATATTGTGCTGGGCCAAACTGGGTTGTACAGTGCTGAACAGTGCCAGGCCAAGCTAAGCCAGGCCAGGCCATGCTGTACCGAACTGAACCGTGCCAGCCCCGTGTTGTGCCATGCTGAGTTGGGCCAAGCCAGAACGTGCCAACCCAGCTATGCTGCACTGAACCATGCTGCGCCAAGCCATGCTGGGCCAGCCAACCAATGCTGGCCCCATTGCCATCCTATGCTGAGCTGAGCCAAATTGTGCTgggctgagctgtgctgtgccGAGCCGAGCTGTGCTGTGCCgagctgtgctgtgccgtgctgAACTGAACTGTGCCAGCCCTCCATGTCATGCCATGCTGGGCTGAGCTGCACTGAGTCGAACCATGCTGGCTGGGCCATGCCAAGCTGAGCCAAGCAGCGCCAAGCAGTGCAGTGTACGTCCCTGGGCCGAGCCATGCCGTGCCAAGCCAAGCTGAGCTGAGTAGCgtggtgctgtgctgtgccattgTGTGCCGAGCCATGCCA
This region of Harpia harpyja isolate bHarHar1 chromosome 18, bHarHar1 primary haplotype, whole genome shotgun sequence genomic DNA includes:
- the BMP15 gene encoding bone morphogenetic protein 15, yielding MALLHPFTSLLLLLAVPLSRAANRSLLPPGSLPAVPPLPLLQALQMQAPGSWGWRAGPASGQPLRYMLNLYRHAADREGRPRRGRSLGTNTVRLVQASSHGGQPWAGRWYVQPLTYRLEGQPDAEHLLRATVVYMPSLPLAHGRLLCALELLATSEAPGALLSPAARPHHGWAEVDVTPYLVPGNGSAASLVLQHVCVRAGRAGGRDAPVAPSHPFLLLYLNDTQAGLAPPAAEPHRHRRDTGTLAHDLPSYLREQGGEKSDCSLRPFPVSFAQLGWDHWIIAPHRYNPRYCKGACPRLLRYDYHAPNHAVVQSFVHQLVDANVPRPSCVPYRYSPISVLMIERDGGILYKEYENMIAESCTCR